Part of the Polyangiaceae bacterium genome, TCTTCGGCGGGGATGGCCACGGTGATGGTCGAGCCGGAAAACTCGAAGCTCGCCCCCTTGGCCCAGCCGGTGGCGACGGCCACGTGCTGGTCGTCGAAGTTCTCGACGCTGTCCCCGACCCAGCGACCCTCGAGCTTGTTCTGGACGGGATGCCCACAGCCCGGAAGGACCAGCGAAATCCCCACCCAACCCAAGCCCACGAGGAGGCTGCGACCCGGCACGAGCGGCATGCTCGTAATGGTAGGGGCCTCTGCCTACATCTGCCTACATTTCGGCGCAGGGAGGCGCTTCCTTGCGCGGAGGGGGCCGAATCTGCCGAATAATCCCCGCCCATGACGCCCCCGGCGGCGCCCTCCCTGGGCCAGGTTCGCAGCATCGTCGAAGGGACTTGGGAGGAAGTGACCCGGTGGATGTCCGCCAAGCCTGGCATCTTCACCCTCCCCCACCCCGAGCAGCAGATCGCGTTCGAGCTCGCCGACCGACTGCGGCGGGCGATCCGGCATCTGGTCCAGAACCACAACTGGGACCGCATGTACTTCGACGCGACCACGCTCACGTTCGAACGCGTGCCGATGCCCTTGGACGAGCGCCGCGCCCCCATCTACGTCGATACGCGCCAGCTCTTCGGCATCCCGAACCCCGCCCCGCGCGACGAGCGCGCCCCGGACCTCGCGGTGGTCGTCCAGGTGCTGCGCTCGGCGCCGGAGAACCTCGAGCTGGACGACGACGGGCGCCCGCGGCGGCTCGCGTTCAGCCCGACCAGCCTGCGGCTCCAGGGTTGGCTGCTCGAGGAGCACGTCCAGCACCTGGAGGCGCTCTCCCAGAACGCCTGCGAAGGCTTCCTGTTCGTCGTCTACAGCAACGACGCTCGGCGCCGCTCCGCCGTGGACCTGCGGGAGGTCGCTTCGTGGGCGTCCTGGCACCGGCCCAGCGAGACGCTCTGGTGGGCCACCCGGCACTTCCGCGCCAAGCCGCGCGGCGCGGTCTGACCTCCCTCACTTGCAGCAGCGCACGCCCAGGCTGTAGTCGTAATACGAGCGCGGGTGGGCGGTGACGCTCGAGTCGCAGCCTTCCCGCGTGCTCCTGGAGAAGAACCCGCCGGAGAAGCGCCCTTTCGCGTCGTCCACCCACTCGTCCAGGTTGCCGACCATGTCGAAGATGGCGTCGCTGCCCCACTCGCTCTTGCAGTCCGGCGTCTCGCCGGTCTTCCGGAGCAACGGCTTGCCGTTCGCCGTCACCTTGAGCAGGCGTGGATCGAGGTGATTGATGCTGGGGTTGCCGTGCAGCACCAGGGCCGGGTGGGACTCGCGGAACACGTTGCAGCGACCCTGCTCGTAGCGATCGCCGTACGGGAACTTGCGGTTCTTCTCGCCGCGGCAGGCGGTGACCCACTCTTCCTGCGTACACAAGCGCTTGCCGGCGTTCTCGCAGGCCTTCGCCGCGGCATCGCCGCTCACGTAACCGTTGGGGAGAGCGCCCGGCTTGACCACCGCCTTGGGCGCGAAGTCCTCCTTGAGCTGCCAGCTCGGCGGCGCGGGTACCGCCATCTCCCGGGACGCGACGCTCTCGGACTCGAGGCGCGCCTTCTGCCATTTTCCGTACTCGCGCTGCGATTGCATGCGACCGGGGTGGTAGAAGGGCGAGAGCTCGCGGCCTTGCTCCGCGTCCACCAGCGCGGACTCGTAGCGGTCCACGCAGAACCGCCCCTGCACGTCGACCATCTCCTCCGGGCAGCGCTTCGACGAGAACCCCCAGGGACCGGGCAGCACCGCCTGCCCCGGCGCGCGGGGCGGCCCGACGTCGCCGCCGTCGGGTAGGTAGAGCAGCTCCGGGGGAGGCTCGGCCGGCGGCGCCGACACCACGACCGTCGCGCCCGCGTCCGCTCGCGGTTCAGCGCTCGAGCCGCGACAAGAGACTAGAGGGAGCGCGATCCCGAGTAGCGCCCACCGAGCTCGAGACGTCCGCGCGGCCATGCCGCCCCTCTCACTTGCCGCGATAGACGATGAGCCCGTGGCTGAGGTCGTAGGGAGACACCGCGACCCGCACTCGATCTCCGGGCAGCACGCGGATGTGGTGCCGGCGCATGCGGCCGGAGAGCTGGGCTCGCACGATGGCGCCACCTTGATCCACCTTGATGGTGTACTGGCCACCGCCGAGAGCGTCCTGAATGACGCCCTCCATCTCCAAAAGATCGCCTTTGCTCATGTACTCCCGAACGCGAAAAAGGTGAGAAAGCGCGGGGAACCTGACACAAGGGCTCTGGCGATGCAAGCACCGTTCCCGCGCGCGGCGAAAAGCGCTGCGCGCTCGCGCGGCGTGGAGGTCATTTGCGGCGATCCGCGGTAGTTTTCTCCCGGTGTTCGCCGCCACCCTGTTCGACTACAACGGCGTGCTCGTCGACGACGAGGCGGAGCACTTCGGCGCATTCCGCGACGTGCTCGGGCCCCGCGGCATCGAGCTCGCCGAGGACACCTACTGGGAGCGTTACGTCGGCTACGACGACGTCGGGGCGTTCACGGCCATGCTCGCCGACGCCGGGCAAGCTGCGCCGCAGGAGCTGATCGACGAGCTCGTCGCCGAGAAGGGCTCGGTCTACATGGCGCGGGCACGCGCGCGTCTCGCGCTCTTCGACGGCGCCGCAGAGGCCGTGCGGGCGCGCGCTGCTCACGGACCCGTCGGCGTCGTCAGCGGCGCGCTCCGCGACGAAATCGAGCTCGGTCTCGGCCTCCTGGGCGTGCGCGAGCTGGTGAGCTTCGTGATCTCCGCGGAGGACGTCGCGCGCTGCAAGCCCGATCCCGAGGGCTACGAGAAGGCCCTCGCGCAGCTGCCCGCGGTACGGCGCCACCAGGTGTTGGTGATCGAGGACTCGCTGGCCGGTGTGCGGGCGGCGAAGGCCGCCGGCCTCACCTGCGTCGGCGTCGCGCACAGCTTCCCCGAGGCGGCGCTGCTCGAGGCCGGCGCCGATCTCGCGACGGCCGAGCTGCGCTTGCTCGGCGAAGCTGCCTTGGAGACCCTCGCGCGCGGACAACATGGCACTTAGGGCATGGCTGCTCGCGGCGGCGATCGGGGTCGCGCCCTCGTCGCTCCAAGCCTCGCCTCGGGTGGAGCGCGCCGCGCTGCCGCCCCGCGCGACCGGCTGGCAGGAGAGCGGCTTCGGCGCGGTGCGCGGCGTGACCATCGGTCCCATCGAGAGCGCGCTCCACCCGAACAAGGGCTACGGCAGCGAGGCCTACCAGCGGACTCTGTCCGAGGCGCGGCGCATGGGCGCGACCTGGGTGAGCCTGACGCCGTTCGGGCGCGTCTGGGATCTGGCGCCGACCGGCGTGTCCACGACCTTCGAGCTCGACCACGCCGAGAACCGCGTCGCGACCAAGCGTGCCATCGAGCAAGCTCACGAGGCCGGCCTGCGCGTGCTCCTGGTGCCGCACTTGTGGGTCGAGACCGGGGGCTGGCGCGCGCTGATCGATCCGGGCAGCGACGAGCGCTGGGAGGCCTGGGCGGCGAGCTACCGCGAGTTCTTGCTCGGCTGGGCCAAGCTCGCCGCCGAGACCGGAGTGGAAATGCTCTCGGTGGGCGTCGAGCTCCGAAGCTGGCTGACCACGGCGCGGGCGCCGAGCTTCTCGGCCCTCGTTCGAGACGTCCGCAGCGTGTACCCCGGGCTCCTGACCTACGCCGCGAACTGGGACGACGTGGACCGCACGGTCATCCTCGGCGAGCTCGACGTGATCGGCATCAACGCCTTCTTTCCGTTGGCCGAGAAGGAGGGCGCGACGCGCGCCGAGCTGATGGCAGGGGGTCGCAGTGTGGCGAGCAAGCTCGGAGCGCTGGCCCGGAGCTGGGACAAGCCGGTCATGTTCACCGAGTTCGGCTACACCACGCGGCCCAACCCGGCCATCAAGCCCTGGGAGTGGCCCGACGGCATGAGCAACGTCGTGGTCGACGAGCTCGCGCAGGCCGAGGCGTATTACGCCCTGTTGTCCGCCTTCCTCGACGAGCCGAGCTTCGCCGGCTTCTTCGTCTGGCGCCTGTATGCCGATCCCGACGACATGTCGCAGGAGGCCGAGTGGGGCTTCTCCCCGCGCGGGAAGGTCGCGGAGCTGGTGCTCCGCGACGCGTTCTCCGCACACTGGGGCGCCGACGGCCCGCGGGCGCTCGCCACGTCCACGGTGCGCTTCGGCGCGTTCGAGATCGGGAAGTACTGAACCAGCTCAGGGCGCCGAGGCGAACTTCGCGGTGCGCCGCTGCAACGCCTGGATCCGGCTCTCCGAGTCGAGGTTCGCGTCCGTGGTGCCCTTGCGCGTGCGCCACATGACGATGTCCAGGTCGCACGCCTCTGGAGAGCTGCCGCCGGTGGAATCGAGCGTGCCCTTGGCGATGGTGTGAGTCCCCGAGTCTCCGGGGATGTCGATCTCCTTGTCGAAGATGCACGACCCAGTGATCTTCATCGACATGTCGTCGTTGCTGCCGGACGGATCCCAGGTCAGCACCAGGTCGTCGTTGGCGCGGGATGGGCTGTTGGTCGGAAGCGCGCCGATGGTGAACGGCGCCGGCAACGTCGCCACGTTCCCCAGCGCGTCGTCGTCTTCCTCGCGCTCCAGCATGACCTTGAACTCGGTCTCGGCTGCGTTGGTCGGGAAGCTGGTGAGGTAGACACCCTCCGACTCGGCCTGCATGTCCTTCTTCTCGCCGCCGGCGTCGCAGACCAGCTTGTCGCCGTTCTCGAGGATCACGTAGGTGTTGCTCTCGTCGCCGCCGACGCGGAGGATGGCCTGGACCTCGGACGAAGAAGCGTTTGCAGTCACCGTGATGGTCGCCGCGATGCCCTTGGTGCGGATGTTCGACGACGAGGTGGTTTCCTTCTGCGAGCAGCCCGTGGCTGCCGCAAGAATTGCGAGGGAAATGAGCCCGATCTTCATTGCATGCCTCCCGATGGCGGACCCTCACAGCAACATCTGGGCCGCAGGTCTTTTGCCGGGGAATGCCCGGGGCAGGCTTCAGGCTGCCGGGGCAGAGCGATCGCGGGGGTGTGACCCCGAGGCCACACCGGGCTCAGTACGCCGCTTCGCCCGCCCGTAGCCCCGTCGGGATCTCGAGCGCGAGGCGCGGCACGGCTTCGTCCCCACCGGCGAGGTAGGCGTACCGCGCCAGGTTTCCGACCACCCGGCCCACGTACACCCGGGTCTCGTCGTACGGGATGCGCGCGACGAACACGTCGAGGGGGAGCTTCTCGCCGGTCTCCAGCCAGCGACTGACGGCGCTCGGACCCGCGTTGTACGCAGCGGCGCCGAGGGCCACGTTGCCGCCGAAGGTCCCGAGCACCTTCGAGAGATAGAAGCTGCCCAGGCGAATGTTGTACGCGGGGTTCGAGAGCAAGAGCGGCTCGAAGGTGAGCTCGAGCTCCTTGGCGGCGTTCCGCGCCGTGGGTGGGATGAGCTGCAAGAGCCCGACCGCGTTCGCGGGCGAGACTACCGTCGGGGAAAACGCGCTCTCCTGACGCATCACCGCGTAGAGCAGATCGTTGGGCAACCCCCACTGCTTCTCGGCGCTGCGCACCAGCTCCTCGTAGGGCCTCGGATAGACGCAGTCCCAGATCCAACGCGTGTCCGGCGCGGGCGCGCGGGCGAGGTCGGTGGGGCGCGCGGCGCGTTGGCCGACGCGGTAGCGCCGCGCGGCCGGACCGAGCTCACCGTACATGCGGCAGAGGGCCTCGTCTCCCCGCGGAGCGTACTTGCGCCGGATGTCTTCCTCTTGTCTCTCGAGCACCTGCTCGGCGTCGGTGTCGAAGCCCAGCGAGTGGAGCAGGCGCGCCTTGGCCGGGAGCTCGACCGCGAGCTCGCCCCGCACCGGACCGAGCTTCGGCGGCTCGATGGGCGGCGGCGCGGGATGACC contains:
- a CDS encoding HAD family phosphatase, whose amino-acid sequence is MFAATLFDYNGVLVDDEAEHFGAFRDVLGPRGIELAEDTYWERYVGYDDVGAFTAMLADAGQAAPQELIDELVAEKGSVYMARARARLALFDGAAEAVRARAAHGPVGVVSGALRDEIELGLGLLGVRELVSFVISAEDVARCKPDPEGYEKALAQLPAVRRHQVLVIEDSLAGVRAAKAAGLTCVGVAHSFPEAALLEAGADLATAELRLLGEAALETLARGQHGT
- a CDS encoding SUMF1/EgtB/PvdO family nonheme iron enzyme; protein product: MSAPPAEPPPELLYLPDGGDVGPPRAPGQAVLPGPWGFSSKRCPEEMVDVQGRFCVDRYESALVDAEQGRELSPFYHPGRMQSQREYGKWQKARLESESVASREMAVPAPPSWQLKEDFAPKAVVKPGALPNGYVSGDAAAKACENAGKRLCTQEEWVTACRGEKNRKFPYGDRYEQGRCNVFRESHPALVLHGNPSINHLDPRLLKVTANGKPLLRKTGETPDCKSEWGSDAIFDMVGNLDEWVDDAKGRFSGGFFSRSTREGCDSSVTAHPRSYYDYSLGVRCCK
- the infA gene encoding translation initiation factor IF-1, coding for MSKGDLLEMEGVIQDALGGGQYTIKVDQGGAIVRAQLSGRMRRHHIRVLPGDRVRVAVSPYDLSHGLIVYRGK